A window from Brachionichthys hirsutus isolate HB-005 chromosome 4, CSIRO-AGI_Bhir_v1, whole genome shotgun sequence encodes these proteins:
- the snrnp27 gene encoding U4/U6.U5 small nuclear ribonucleoprotein 27 kDa protein gives MGRSRSRSPRRERRRSRSTSRERERRRRERERSRSRDRDRRRSRSRSPHRRRSRSPRRPRSSSLSPTRQKDKEKEKTKPIEISEEDMNGKTEEEIEMMKLMGFSAFDTTKGRKADGSAKAHAVNVSMKRKYRQYMNRKGGFNRPLDFIA, from the exons ATGGGCAGGAGCAGGAGTCGAAGTCCTCGACGAG AGAGGCGGCGTTCCCGCTCAACGTCACGGGAGCGTGAGCGAAggcgaagagagagagagcgctctCGTTCTCGTGACAGAGATCGTCGGCGAAGTCGATCACGGTCACCTCACAGGAGGCGTTCACG GTCTCCCAGACGCCCTCGatcctcttccctctctcccacgagacaaaaagacaaagaaaaagaaaaaacaaagccCATTGAGATATCAG agGAGGACATGAATGGCAAAACGGAAGAAGAAATTGAAATGATGAAACTGATGGGATTTTCTGCCTTTGACACGACTAAG GGGAGGAAAGCCGATGGATCGGCCAAAGCACATGCTGTCAATGTGAGCATGAAGAGGAAGTACAG GCAGTACATGAACAGAAAAGGTGGCTTCAACAGACCGCTGGACTTCATTGCTTGA
- the mxd1 gene encoding max dimerization protein 1 isoform X2 has protein sequence MAAIGLVQMLIEAAEYLERRERGAEHGYASMPPFISSRETESLKRKSKSKKNTSSRSTHNEMEKNRRAHLRLCLERLKSLIPLGPDASRHTTLSLLMKAKDHIKKLEEGDRRAQHTMEQLQREQRHLRRRLEQLGVERTRMDSTGSILSSEKSDSDQDLDVDVEGMDYLLGDLEWSTSSVSDSGDERGSLRSSCSDEGYSSASLQRLQDTQEGAKQLGCSL, from the exons ATGGCGGCGATCGGACTGGTGCAGATGTTGATCGAAGCAGCAGAGTACCTTGAGCGCAGAGAACGAG GAGCCGAGCATGGCTATGCCTCCATGCCGCCTTttatcagcagcagagagacggaAAGCttgaaaaggaaaagcaaaagcaagaaaaacacaagTAGCAG GTCTACACacaatgaaatggaaaagaacAG ACGGGCACATCTACGACTGTGTTTAGAGCGTTTGAAATCCCTCATTCCCTTAGGACCAGATGCAAGCAGGCACACCACCCTCAGTCTGCTGATGAAGGCCAAAGATCATATTAAG AAGCTCGAAGAGGGTGACAGGAGAGCTCAGCACACCATGGAGCAGCTACAGCGGGAGCAGAGACACCTGAGGAGGCGTCTGGAACAGCTGGGGGTGGAGAGGACTCGGATGGATAGTACCggctccatcctctcctctgagaAGTCCGACTCCGATCAAG ACCTAGATGTGGATGTGGAGGGGATGGACTACCTGCTGGGTGACCTGGAATGGAGCACCAGCAGCGTGAGCGACTCGGGAGACGAGCGAGGCAGCCtgcgcagcagctgcagcgatgAGGGCTACTCCAGCGCCAGCCTGCAGCGCCTGCAGGATACTCAGGAGGGGGCTAAGCAGCTGGGCTGCAGCCTATAG
- the mxd1 gene encoding max dimerization protein 1 isoform X1, which yields MAAIGLVQMLIEAAEYLERRERGAEHGYASMPPFISSRETESLKRKSKSKKNTSSRSTHNEMEKNRRAHLRLCLERLKSLIPLGPDASRHTTLSLLMKAKDHIKKLEEGDRRAQHTMEQLQREQRHLRRRLEQLGVERTRMDSTGSILSSEKSDSDQEDLDVDVEGMDYLLGDLEWSTSSVSDSGDERGSLRSSCSDEGYSSASLQRLQDTQEGAKQLGCSL from the exons ATGGCGGCGATCGGACTGGTGCAGATGTTGATCGAAGCAGCAGAGTACCTTGAGCGCAGAGAACGAG GAGCCGAGCATGGCTATGCCTCCATGCCGCCTTttatcagcagcagagagacggaAAGCttgaaaaggaaaagcaaaagcaagaaaaacacaagTAGCAG GTCTACACacaatgaaatggaaaagaacAG ACGGGCACATCTACGACTGTGTTTAGAGCGTTTGAAATCCCTCATTCCCTTAGGACCAGATGCAAGCAGGCACACCACCCTCAGTCTGCTGATGAAGGCCAAAGATCATATTAAG AAGCTCGAAGAGGGTGACAGGAGAGCTCAGCACACCATGGAGCAGCTACAGCGGGAGCAGAGACACCTGAGGAGGCGTCTGGAACAGCTGGGGGTGGAGAGGACTCGGATGGATAGTACCggctccatcctctcctctgagaAGTCCGACTCCGATCAAG AAGACCTAGATGTGGATGTGGAGGGGATGGACTACCTGCTGGGTGACCTGGAATGGAGCACCAGCAGCGTGAGCGACTCGGGAGACGAGCGAGGCAGCCtgcgcagcagctgcagcgatgAGGGCTACTCCAGCGCCAGCCTGCAGCGCCTGCAGGATACTCAGGAGGGGGCTAAGCAGCTGGGCTGCAGCCTATAG